The DNA region AGCCGGGAGCGGTCAGGGTGGCGAACACCCGAGGATGCCCGCTCACCTCCTCCGTGACGTTCTTGCCGCCGACGAGCCCGGCCCGGATCAGCTGGTACGTGTCTGCCCGATAGAGCCGGGAACAGGTCGGGCAGACAGTCGCCCGTCGGTTGCCGCACGCTGTCAGCAGCCGACCACCGTAGACGTCCGACTCGTACGAGAACAGTGCCTCGCCCGTAGTCATGTCGAAGACGGTTGCCCCGCCGACCAGGTGAATCGGGTTGGTACAGCCGCCCAGGCGGAGGATGTTACGTCGCCAGGCCGCGAACTCGGGCTCCGACGCCCTTGCGACCAGGGCAGCAACGTTCTTCGGGAGAGGTGCGGTCATCGCCGACCACCGCCCCCGAACGCCTGCCACATCACGGCGGTGATCCCTTGCGGTCGGGTCTTGGCGCTGAACCGGAGTGTCGGATCGGTGAGCCAGAGTGCGGCGGCATGCGCCGGGCACAGGTGTTGTTCGAAGCCGTCGAGCCCGACGAGGACGACCTGTTCCCGTCCGACACAGGTCGGCCGTTCCTTCTCCCTCAACTCGCAGTCCGGCTGAGGAGATTTGCGCGAACGATGCGCGGTGGACAAAGTGTGAGTACTCCTTTCACTGCTCATGTGGCGGATGGAGTGGGTTCCTGACGGGGTCGGGTTTGGCGACTTCGCGCCCCGTCGGGAGCCCGTCGTACGGGCGATCACTGCCGCTCCTCGGGCGGGATCGCGATGAAGCTGTACGCGATCGGTCCGAAGCTGCGGCGTGCGTCGTAGTAGCCCTCGCCGAGGTCCTCCACCGGGACGCCGAGCGGTGCCGCGGCGTATTCCAGGCCCTCTCTGCGAGCAGCAGGGTCGGAGGCATCGATGAGGACGCCGAATGACGGATTGCGCGGCACGAGGACACCGGGATTGGTGGTGAGGAAGTCCGCCAGCTCCCGGAGGCCGGCGATGAACGCGGCACGGTCGCCGGAGCGGATGACATACGCGGACATGGCTCTCCCCTCCTTTCTGTGGTCGGGTTGTTCAGAAGCGGAGTTGGCCGAGGAAGCCGCTCACGCCGTCGAGGAGCGTCTGAACGACAGGCGCGGCCACCGTCTTGGCGAGCAGGAAGCCGAAGGTTCCGCTGAGCAACACGTCGGCCAAGCGCAGATAGCGGATGCGCAGCAGGAACCAGATGAGGAGGCCGAGCAACAGCACAGCCGACATGGACACCAGCACGGCAGCCTCCGGTCACTTCTCGGAGTCGAGCAGTTCGGGCAGGACCGGGGTCAGGTGTGCGTACTCCGCCGCGATGGCTTCCGCGTCCGCCTCGGTGGTCAGGTGGGAACGGGCGCGCTCCCAGCCGTCGCCGGAGGCCAGAACTGCCGTGCCGGCCTGTTCCGGAGTGATGGCTTGAGCCGCCTTGAGCGCATCGGGGTTGAGGTCGCCGAGCGCCATCTCTGCCGTACCGGGATCGGCTACCCGGTGGCAGACCCGGCCGCCGAGTTGGGCCCGTAGAGCAGTGACACCCGGCCCCAGGTCGGAGCCGACGCGCTGGCCAGCCACGACAAGGAACACGCCGAGAGCCGCACCGAGTTGGGCTAGCCTGATCAACGCCGTCCCGGCCGCGTGTGCTTCGTCTTTCTCGTTCCGGCTCGCGATGAGGAACAGTTCCGCGATCTCGTCAACGATCACGACCACGGGGACCGGGCGTTCCTTCTCCGGCAGGCCCCAGATGTTCCGTACGCGAGCCGTCCGGCAGACGGTCATGCGGTCGAGCGTCAGGTCTACCAGCTCCGCCAGGAGCTTGACCGCCTGCCCGCGGTTGGTCGCCAGCGCCGACAACCGGGGTTCGTAGAGCGACAGTTCCATGCCGCCCTTGCAATCGATACCGACCAGCGCGACCGGCTGCGGAGCCAAGCCAGCAACGAGTGCGTTGATCAGCGTCGACTTACCGGAGCGCGTAGCCCCGACGATCAGCCAGTGCGGTACGCGACGCAGGTCCATCACCCACGCAGCGCCGGTCTCCAGCGTGCCCACGACCACCCGGAGTAGATGACCAGGCCCGCGCTGCTTCGGCAGCCGAGGCGAGGCCAGCGGGTCCGCCATCGAGGCAGCGATCCGTACAAGTCCCGGCTTCCAGGAAGTCACTCGCACCGCGTGGACCTGCCAGTCCTCAGCCATCGCGGGTGCCGCCTTGATGAAGTCTTCCGGCACCTGCCCAGGTAACAGCCGGACGAGAAGCCAGAATCCGCCAGCGGTCGGTCGTATGAGCCCGCGTCGAGGCACACGCGGCTGGGGCGGCGGAGCCCCGTTGCCGACGAGCCCGGACACCACGGTCAGCGCCGGTCGACGACTTACGGCAAGGCCGCACCCCGCCATCAACGGCCGCCAGGTGTACGTCACCCGGAAGGCCACGACCGGGAAGCCGAGTAGCAGCCACCAAGCAACGGGGTAGTGGCGGCGCAGGGCCGGGCCCGCAATAAGCAGGCCCGCCACCAGCACTGTGGCCACCAGCAGAACCCAACTCGGCCAAGTCGCGCCGACCGAAGGGGTGGAGGCCAAGGTCATCACTGCCCGGTCCCCTTCCCTGCCGGAGCGTTCAGGGGCCGAATCTCCGCCGCGCGGAAGGCAATCCCGTGCCGCCCGTCGTTCTCCCAAGGAGTGGCGATCAGGTCCCGCACGGCCACGGGCATACCGAGCTGCACGCCGGCCGGTTCCCCGGCCACACTCACGTTCACCACGTCCGCCGATGTCCCAGCCATCATGCAGAGGCCGACTTGGTACATGGTCTTGCCTGTCTCACGGTCAACGCGGAGCTGACCGGTCTCTCGGTTGGCAACGCGCGGAGCCGGGGGAACCGCACAGATGATCCCCGTGAACTTCGCTGTGTCGATCGGAAGGCTTGCCACTGTTCTGAACTCCTCTTCTCTGGCACCCGAAGGCGGATCCTTCGGGTTGCTAGACCACCCGTAGTACGGGTTGAGACTCCAGAGTGCGACCCGTAGTACGGGTTGTCAACCGTCTTGTGATGGGAGAGGCTGTCCAAGCACTGCAATGAACCATCCATCCCGATGGACAGCCGATCAGGGATCACGGCCACGGAGGGCCCGCATGCCGCCGAAAAACACGCAGCCGAAGTACCGGCAAATCGCCGACTACCTGCGCGAAGGCATCCTGAACGGCACCTTCCCCGCCGGCCAACCACTCCCCTCCGAGGAGGCGTTGGCAAAGCAGTTCGGCGTGACGCGCCCCACAGTCCGTCAGGGACTCACGGAGCTACGGGCATCCGGTCTCGTCGAGGCGATCATGGGCAGGGGCACATTTGCCCGCTCACCCCATGGCCGCCCGAGCCTCACGCGCCCGCGCGGCGTACGCCTGACTCCCGACGGCCGATACGTGGAGGCCGACGGCATCCGATGGGAAAACGCCGAGCCGCCGGTAGCCACTCGCACGGATGCCCCTATGGCCCTGGCGGACCTACTCCGCATCCCACCGGGCGAGCCGATGTTCACGTACGACGCCTTGCAGACCGCGGACCACGGCCACCTCCGCCAACTCCACCGCACGTACGTGCCGTTCTCGGTACTGGTCGACACCAAGTACGAGGAGGAGGCACCGCCCCCGGCACCGGAGCTCTACGGGGCGCTCGCCAAGCTGGACCACGAACTCCACTTCACGGAGTACGTCCGCACCCGCATGCCCATGCCCGACCAGGCCCAGGCGCTCCGACTCCCGGACGGAGTTCCGCTTCTGCATGTCCTCCGCGTAACGCTCAACGCGGCGGACAAGCCGCTGGCCCTTGAGGAGTTCCACCTCCCTGGCGACGACTTGGAACTCTCGTTCAGGCTGTAGCCGGACACCCGAGTTGAACCCCGGTTGGCTCAGACTTTCTCTACGTCATCAAGGCGGCTCGCTCCGCTCCCCGCGCGGCCCGGGCGCACAGCAATCAGCCGCCTAATGCCAGAGAACGGGTACATCGTGGCTGAGGCGGCCGGCTACACGGCTTTACGGAGCCACTTTGGCGCGAGCCTCGAAGATCATGGCCCCAACGTCGTGCTTAGCGGGCAGGTCCACAGACTGCCCGACACGCCGGAAGCTTACGGGGCCATGATCACTCGCGCCAAAGCAGCGCCACCCCAAAGCCGCTCCGTCGGCCTGGATTTTGCGCCGATCGTCGAGTGGGCATGCACGTTTCCTGCAATTCGCCTCTTTCGATCAGTATCTTCCCAGACTTACCTCAACCCGCTTCTCCGCGCATCGCGAGTTACGCGCTCCGCCTGAGCCTTAGAGAAGATGGCATCCCGCATCAGATTTCTTTGAAGTGTCGAGCGGACGCCATCAACGTCCTGGCGCTTTTTGCGACCCGCCAGTACTGCTTCACAGTATTCCTGGCCATGCACCTCGCACCAGCCGACCTTGAGCTTTCTTCCTGACGCTTCAGGGTCGCTATCAGGAAGTCGATCGATGTTAAGGGTCTCCCAAATGTCAGCGCTTGGCCCGGAGTTACAGGAGCAGCTGATAGAGAGGTAATCGTTCTTCTCTACGCGATCCCAAACGGAGCCGGTTACGATCATCTCGTGTCGGTCTGCCGACTGAGCACATTTAGCCGCGTAATTGACGGCTTTTCCCGCCCACACCGGTTCTTGTTCTGCAGGATTCTTTGGAGTTCCAATGCGCTTTACAAGAATTGGACTACAGGCAACGCCAACCTTGAATCCTGTAGTCGGCATGTTGGGCCATCGAGCTTCGAGCTGGTCGCCCAGGTCCACACTAAAGGTCTTCACGGTCACTCCGGCGCAGAGGGCCCTTTCAAACCTCCGCTCTCCCCAGAAAAGCCCGAAAGCACCATCGCCTTGAATCTGAATAAAGTCCGCATCGAAATTATTTAGGACTTTCACTACTCCACCAGTCGATGCTTCGTAAATGCTGGCTGTCGATGCCGCCCATTTACCAGTCCCCAGTTTTGTAGAACTCTTCAGATCAATCATCACCGCGACGATGCTTGGTAGCTTGATCCACTTTCTGGCTCTGATCGGCAACGAGGCTACATCGACCTCGTTTTGAGTAACTACCTCAGGAGTACTGGAGATCTCCTCCTTCGTTTTCGTGCTCAACTCGGCGAGTAGCTCGTTGACATTCACATCACTGGCCACACTTCCCCCTTCTAACGCCCTGTGCCTGTCGTGTTTTCGCCACGCTTAGTGAGCGAAGTAACCGCTGTTCCACACGGCACGGGCAGCGACTGCCATCGACGCTGATGCTCAGATCCCTGCGATCTTTGCACAGCCGCTGACCGAGGCTCTATCGAGCTGTCTTCCCGCCCGCCTGTCCCTTCGCTGGGATCTACAGATAGCTATGCCAGCTTCTCCTTATACGCCGAAGATTCCTGCCAGCACTACCAAGAATGCACCCAAAACGGCAAATGCAAAAGACTTCTTCACTCTCTCGTGTTTCTTCCATGCGATTTCACTCATAACTACCAATTGCCTGGTGAGCACGGGTAGGATATCCCGCTCACGAAGTGCCGTCTCCAAGTCGGCAGGATCCCAATGTCGAACATGCCCGAAGAATACAAAGTTATCGCGGCTCTCGAAGGATACTTTCCCCTTTCGCAAATTGGGAGAAACTACAGAAATGGCAAACAAGGCACCGATGGCTAGTGCCGCAACCCCAAAATAGAAGCTCCAAATTGCGCACCCGTCAATTCTTCCCAACCTTCGCCCGCTGTTGGATAGTGCAGTAATTGCTACGAGGACAGCGGATTCCACAGTCAAGGCGAAGGAAGCCTTGGTGTCCACCTTTCCTGTCCAATCGACCAGAGCTGAATGGATCTTCCATGCTGTTTCCTCTGGATTTCCTCGGCGCTCAGACGACCCACCCCCAGAACGACCGGTAGACAGCGAGTTGTTCGCCTCCGACTTCACGCGTCTCCACACTCCACATATCCCTTCCGTCGTCGTCTAGTTTCCCATCATCGGCCATCTTCTTATAGACGTCCTCGGTCATATAAGTCCGATAGGGTGGCCGCTTAATATCACTCAGTTTTGCTGCTACATTCGGGGCACGCCCGATAGAGACCAGGTCATTATTGTCTCGGACGCCAGCTCGCGCAAGAAATGCCTTCCCTGACGCGATGCCGGTACCATGACTCAATACGAAGTCGTTTTCTGCCAGTTGTGGGAACCTTTGCTCGAGTACGGGGCGGGCGCAGTTATCCACTGCCCATTTGAGCTTAAGAGCGGAGGTAGCCGCACGAGTGCGCGCCCGCTCGCCGATATAGATAGCCATAACTCGGTCACCGTCGAAGCTTCGAACGTGACCATCATAATGCCTAATTACACGAACAGCACAATTCAAGAATGCTCGCACTACTTTGGCCGCAACGGTTGGGTGAAAATCTCTAGCCAGGCGGGTCGAATCTCTCATGTCTGAGTAGAGGTATACGGCTTCTAGATTCACGGCTCCGTCGCGCAAGACAATATCTTTAGTCTCCGGGACCGATCGCCCATCGCGTTGTTTCCATGTATGCCCAACAACTTCAGTCAGTGCTGCGTCAATGTCACTCCTGAGTCCCATGGCTCCCTCTAGCGCACTCTCGACTTCTAGGCATCATTGGGTGGTATACCAGCAGATGGGGGTGACTGTCCGGCAAACGAGGGGTTTGACTAACAGTCCCGACCTCAAACGCCCATGTTCCTCTGGTCGGCATCCCAGGCAGACGTGCCAGATTCGTGCCAGGTCGTGCGGGAAACCACGGGGAACACCGGGGAACGCAGACTGTGGGCTTCAGACGCCGACAGCGTTCCGCCGCAGGTCAGCAAGCTTCCCACCCGCGAGGCACGCGAGCTTCCCAAGCTGAGGGTTCTGCGCGGCTGGACGGCATCTGCTGGCACCAACCTGAACCTTCTCGATCATGAAAGGAGAGGCCTTGGTCTGGGTTCCAAGGCCTCTCCCCCGGGTCCGCCAACGTCCTGTCACGGGGTTGCCGTGAAGACCTGGGTTCCGGTATCCCCGATGGATGGAGGGTGACTGCCGGAAATCGGGTTGACCTGTGTGATCAGGACCAGATATAAGTCAAGATCACGAAGATGACGATCAGAAGACCGAGGGTCGTCCCTCCAGCGGTCTTCATGGCCTCGTAGTACGAGACCCCCTCCATGGCCCGATGGAGGACACCCGCGAAGCCGCCGACGATGATCGCGGCCAGGATCGCGATGACCGCGTCGGTCTTCTTGTTCCTCGGGGGCTGCGGAGCCCCTGGGAGCTGCGGGCTGTTCTGCGTTGCCGTCATGGCTCGCTGCACCTTCGTCAACCGCCTGTGAAGGATGACCTGTCGGATTCGGGCTGGCGAAGTTGCCCGGCCGCTGACGCGGCTTCACCCCAAGGGCTGCTCGGCCCGGTCATGGCGTGACCGTCCCGGCGACCCGTCGTGCCTGGGTCCTCCACTCCTGCCGATCCCATGAAGAGACCGGTCATCCGGACGGCGGCAGGACTCGGCGTCCGCCCGGACCGCCCCACCTCCGTCGGTGAGGACTTGTGACGAGGATCATCTACGGCTACTTGGGAGTAACGCGAACTCGGAACCGTATTTGTGGGGTTACTCACCACTCACCCGATCGGGTGGACATGATGGCCAATCACCCAAGGTCAAAAGGACTTTGACGTTGTATCAGGTCAGCACGTTGCAGGAGTCCACGTGTGCCGTCGACGTGGTTCCGGACGGAGCTATGCGGCCCCGTGCTCGATGGCCTCCAGAGAGTTCCGACGGATCCCCTCCCGCTGGCCTCCGTATCAATTTCCGTCTCATTCAGTCCCGTTCACGGTCGTTCAGACCAGACCCAAAGCCTTCCGGCATCAACGCCCCCCATGAACGCAGATGAACGCCCCTGCACCCGCCCCAACACCTAACCAACACAGTTGGAAAGCGTGTTGCTGTCTGCCAAGGGGCGGGCAGTTACGAGTGAGTCACGAGAGGATGCATGCGGTCCGCTAGCCGCCATGATCTCCGATTATGGAATGGCTCTCCCTTGTGATCACCCTGCTGACAGCGTTGGCTGCCTCAGGCGTCGCGATCTGGCAGGTGCGCACGCAGCGAGTCCGACAGGTCGAGGACTTCTACATTGCGCGCTACTGGTCGTTGCTGGACCGGTTGTCGACCCGCACTCTTCGAGGCGTAGACGCTGGCGCCTTGGACGAGGAAGAGGAGGTACCGATACGGCTCTACTTTCGCCTGAGCGAGGACGAGGCCGACCTGCGGGCTCAAGGCTGGGTCTCGGACGACACTTGGCGTGACTGGGGCGGCGCCATCCACGCACAGATGCATCGTCCGGCGTTCGACCGTCTCTGGGCCGAGACCCTCCGGGATTCGGATGCTGGGCGCGACTACGAGTTCAGGCATCTGCGCCAACTTTGGCTCGACGCCGCCTATGACCCGGCGCCAACTCGCACCAGCCGCCAGTGGTTGCGCCGAACTCCGTGGCGAAGGCCCCCGACAGGACACCGACCACCGGCGCCGTGAGGTCGACCGCACCCAAGCGCACCAGATCGGGCGGGGAACAGCGGGGAACCACGGTGAAAGCGACCGAGCCCAAAGAGGCCATAACCCGACCATTCGCCCAGGTCAGCACCCGAGCCAACCGCAGATGATCGCAGCTTCCCAAGCTGAGAGCGCGAGTGCGGCCCTCACCCGGAGGGCACAGCCCCTGCGCCGCTGATCCTTCGTAGCCTGCCAGTTTTGTTGTGGTTGGTGGTGTAGTCAGAACCCGGGCGGCACGGCAGCATGGGCCACCCAGCGGCCAAGGGGGGTCGCGCGAGGGACAGGGGTAAGCGCGAGCCATGGGATTAGGCAGAGAGCTCGGCAAAGACGCGGACAGCTCTGTGACCGTTGGTATCTCATTGATCAGCGCGCCCGCCGTGCCACTGGGGGACGCCGCCGGCGCACACGGCCAGGGTGAGCAGACAGAGACGACGCGATTATTGGGTGCGGCGGCGTACCTACGGCCTGATTCTCCAGCGGAGCTTCGCACGTGGCGAAAGAACGAGTGGGCCAAGTTCAAGAAGAAACTGACGCCCGTCTTCGTCGCGAAGTGGCGGGACAAGAAGCAGGAAGCGCAGGCTGACACTGGCGCGGACGAGATGCCCGAGAAACCTCAGCCGAAGGTGATCATCGGGCCCGACTATGTTCGCTGGGTACGCGACCGCGTCGCCACCACCCGTCCCATCCCATCCTTCGGTTTCGAGCTCACCCCGGTCATAGAGCGCTGCGCCGCCGCCGAGCATCTGCTGTACCTCCGGCGAGCCCTCATCACTCTCGCGGTACTGGCGGGACTCGCCTGCCTGTACACCGCAGCTACCGAGTGGGCGCTAGCTGTCGCGGTCGTGGGCTTGTGGAGCGCCTTCTACCTCGACCGGCTCCTCGCACAACGCCGCCTGGTGCGGGTGACCGCAGAATCCGGTGAAACGGGCACCCAAACGCGCGGCCTCCCCCGGAAAAGCCGTCGCGCCCTGGAAGCCATCAGGCGGCTCAAGTTCGGCACGGTGATTCCGTACGTCACCGAAATCCGTGCGGGCGGCCCCAAGTACCACTTCGTCGGTGCAGGCAAAGTTTGGTACGAGGCCCAGATCGGCATCGACGTCCTGCCTGCTCAGCCAACGCCCAAGAACGATGGCGCACCTGGCCCCGGCATCCCGAACCCCCGCGTCGAAAACCTCCTTGGCACGGCCGGGCCAGAGCCAACCGGTGTCAAACACTTCACCCCGGACAATCTGCTCACCCATGTCGTTCGCGAGCTCGAACGCGGAACCGCGCCCAGCCCCGACTTCCACCCAGATAACCGACTCGAAGCGTACGGCGTCGCCGCAATCTCTGCGGAGCGATGGAAGAGCATCACTCCCGAGCAATGGACGTCACTGAGTGTCCTGGCCGAACATGGCCCCCGGGCCGTCGGTGCGGGACGGACTCCGAAGGTAGCCCGCCGGTTCCTGTGCGCCCGCGTCATCTCCTGGGACGGTGAATTGGTAGCTTCAGTCTTCGTTGGCTTCGCCTATGAGGACCACTACCTGCGGGTCACCATCCGCCCTCACGTGATCAACCCACTCCACCCGACTCTCCGCACCGCTGACAGTGAGGCCGCCCGCTCCGGTTGGTCCTGGCACCGCCGGGCCTGGCTAGCCTCGGCGGTGGACGTGGTGCTGATGCTCATTCGGCTGTTCAACCCCGGCAAGGATCGCCGGCGCCCCGAACTCGATAAGCAGAAAGGTCCTGTGAGCCTGCGCGAGGCATACTCGACCCGGTACATGGACGACATGCTCCAGTACGACGACGCGCGCCGCTACATCGAGATGATGCAACGGCGCATCTTCGACTCGGTCAAGAAATTCCTCGTCGATCACAACGTCGACATCGGCTCCTACGTGGATCAGACCACGGTCATTCTCCAGAACTCTGGCGTCATCAACTACGGCGAAATGGGCTCCGTACAGAACCAGCCCGGCGCCGTGAACTCCCAGATGAACACCCGGCCCCCGACGACAGGAGGTACAGCGTGATCCGCAGGAATAGCCAGCCCCCGGGCGATAACTCCGGCATCGTGAACTACGGGGCTATGGGCAACGTCCAGAACCAGCCGGGCGCCACTAATTCCCACCAGAATCAGACCAACACCGGCACCGGCCCGGATCAGCTGAAAGAATTCACCACCTTACTCGACCGCATCCGACAGCAGTTGGCGGCCGATCAGGACCGCGTCAACGACTATCAGCAGTGCGTCATCCTCCTCGACCTCACCGCGCAGCAACGCCTCGACGACACAGGCGGCCGCTCCACGGCCAGGACCATGCTGGAACAGATCCTGGCCAAATGCGACGGCGTACCCGGACTCGTATCCCTACTCAGCTCCGCTCTCTCCTTGATCGCCACCTTCGCCTGACGTATAACGACCCAACACCGGAACATCCTTCGACGTACGCCCGTCAG from Streptomyces sp. NBC_00258 includes:
- a CDS encoding FtsK/SpoIIIE domain-containing protein, producing the protein MTLASTPSVGATWPSWVLLVATVLVAGLLIAGPALRRHYPVAWWLLLGFPVVAFRVTYTWRPLMAGCGLAVSRRPALTVVSGLVGNGAPPPQPRVPRRGLIRPTAGGFWLLVRLLPGQVPEDFIKAAPAMAEDWQVHAVRVTSWKPGLVRIAASMADPLASPRLPKQRGPGHLLRVVVGTLETGAAWVMDLRRVPHWLIVGATRSGKSTLINALVAGLAPQPVALVGIDCKGGMELSLYEPRLSALATNRGQAVKLLAELVDLTLDRMTVCRTARVRNIWGLPEKERPVPVVVIVDEIAELFLIASRNEKDEAHAAGTALIRLAQLGAALGVFLVVAGQRVGSDLGPGVTALRAQLGGRVCHRVADPGTAEMALGDLNPDALKAAQAITPEQAGTAVLASGDGWERARSHLTTEADAEAIAAEYAHLTPVLPELLDSEK
- a CDS encoding SCO3933 family regulatory protein; translation: MASLPIDTAKFTGIICAVPPAPRVANRETGQLRVDRETGKTMYQVGLCMMAGTSADVVNVSVAGEPAGVQLGMPVAVRDLIATPWENDGRHGIAFRAAEIRPLNAPAGKGTGQ
- a CDS encoding GntR family transcriptional regulator, whose amino-acid sequence is MPPKNTQPKYRQIADYLREGILNGTFPAGQPLPSEEALAKQFGVTRPTVRQGLTELRASGLVEAIMGRGTFARSPHGRPSLTRPRGVRLTPDGRYVEADGIRWENAEPPVATRTDAPMALADLLRIPPGEPMFTYDALQTADHGHLRQLHRTYVPFSVLVDTKYEEEAPPPAPELYGALAKLDHELHFTEYVRTRMPMPDQAQALRLPDGVPLLHVLRVTLNAADKPLALEEFHLPGDDLELSFRL
- a CDS encoding Pycsar system effector family protein, producing MDTKASFALTVESAVLVAITALSNSGRRLGRIDGCAIWSFYFGVAALAIGALFAISVVSPNLRKGKVSFESRDNFVFFGHVRHWDPADLETALRERDILPVLTRQLVVMSEIAWKKHERVKKSFAFAVLGAFLVVLAGIFGV